The following proteins are encoded in a genomic region of Alosa alosa isolate M-15738 ecotype Scorff River chromosome 10, AALO_Geno_1.1, whole genome shotgun sequence:
- the LOC125301535 gene encoding homeobox protein Hox-C12a-like isoform X2, with protein MGEHNLLNPGFVGPLVNIHTGDTFYLPNFRASGGQLAGLPSLPYPRRDNVCSLPWTPSEPCNGYPQSYFSSPVSLNPSFNRACEITRQDQGKCFYSNSGGGGGGGVNRENCVESVNLKREDRARGDPSVSIVGEQGLHSHNANAMGNGGNFSKYDYGTAGEQLTQDPPSCQSLESDSGSSLLNEGGKTPSGIAHTLTSPGTHTHAGSATPGSGAPWYPMHTRTRKKRKPYSKLQLAELEGEFMLNEFITRQRRRELSDRLNLSDQQVKIWFQNRRMKKKRLLLREQALSFF; from the exons ATGGGCGAGCATAATCTTCTTAATCCCGGTTTTGTGGGACCTTTGGTAAACATCCACACCGGAGATACATTTTACCTTCCCAATTTCCGAGCATCCGGGGGACAACTGGCGGGTCTACCCTCTCTTCCCTACCCTAGGAGGGACAATGTGTGCTCCTTGCCGTGGACCCCATCGGAGCCATGCAACGGATACCCTCAGTCTTATTTCAGCAGCCCCGTGTCCCTTAACCCCAGTTTTAACCGTGCATGCGAAATAACGCGACAAGACCAAGGCAAATGTTTCTACAGCAACAGCGGCGGAGGAGGCGGCGGCGGGGTGAACCGAGAAAACTGTGTTGAGAGTGTGAACCTCAAGCGTGAGGACAGGGCACGGGGAGATCCCTCCGTGTCCATAGTGGGAGAGCAAGGACTGCACAGCCACAATGCAAATGCAATGGGCAACGGCGGAAACTTCTCCAAATACGACTATGGAACGGCTGGCGAGCAGCTGACCCAAGATCCTCCGTCCTGTCAGTCGCTAGAGTCCGACTCCGGGTCGTCTCTGCTCAACGAAGGGGGCAAAACACCATCAGGCATCGCGCACACATTGACGTCccctggcacacacacgcatgcaggcaGCGCAACTCCAGGCAgtg GTGCCCCGTGGTACCCCATGCACACAAGAACCCGCAAGAAACGGAAGCCCTACTCCAAGCTCCAGCTGGCAGAGCTCGAGGGCGAGTTCATGCTCAACGAATTCATCACCCGCCAGCGGCGGAGGGAGCTCTCTGACCGGCTGAACCTGAGCGACCAACAGGTCAAGATTTGGTTCCAAAACCGCCGCATGAAGAAGAAAAGACTGTTGTTGCGAGAGCAAGCGCTGTCCTTCTTCTAG
- the LOC125301535 gene encoding homeobox protein Hox-C12a-like isoform X1, translating to MGEHNLLNPGFVGPLVNIHTGDTFYLPNFRASGGQLAGLPSLPYPRRDNVCSLPWTPSEPCNGYPQSYFSSPVSLNPSFNRACEITRQDQGKCFYSNSGGGGGGGVNRENCVESVNLKREDRARGDPSVSIVGEQGLHSHNANAMGNGGNFSKYDYGTAGEQLTQDPPSCQSLESDSGSSLLNEGGKTPSGIAHTLTSPGTHTHAGSATPGSGECAPWYPMHTRTRKKRKPYSKLQLAELEGEFMLNEFITRQRRRELSDRLNLSDQQVKIWFQNRRMKKKRLLLREQALSFF from the exons ATGGGCGAGCATAATCTTCTTAATCCCGGTTTTGTGGGACCTTTGGTAAACATCCACACCGGAGATACATTTTACCTTCCCAATTTCCGAGCATCCGGGGGACAACTGGCGGGTCTACCCTCTCTTCCCTACCCTAGGAGGGACAATGTGTGCTCCTTGCCGTGGACCCCATCGGAGCCATGCAACGGATACCCTCAGTCTTATTTCAGCAGCCCCGTGTCCCTTAACCCCAGTTTTAACCGTGCATGCGAAATAACGCGACAAGACCAAGGCAAATGTTTCTACAGCAACAGCGGCGGAGGAGGCGGCGGCGGGGTGAACCGAGAAAACTGTGTTGAGAGTGTGAACCTCAAGCGTGAGGACAGGGCACGGGGAGATCCCTCCGTGTCCATAGTGGGAGAGCAAGGACTGCACAGCCACAATGCAAATGCAATGGGCAACGGCGGAAACTTCTCCAAATACGACTATGGAACGGCTGGCGAGCAGCTGACCCAAGATCCTCCGTCCTGTCAGTCGCTAGAGTCCGACTCCGGGTCGTCTCTGCTCAACGAAGGGGGCAAAACACCATCAGGCATCGCGCACACATTGACGTCccctggcacacacacgcatgcaggcaGCGCAACTCCAGGCAgtggtgagt GTGCCCCGTGGTACCCCATGCACACAAGAACCCGCAAGAAACGGAAGCCCTACTCCAAGCTCCAGCTGGCAGAGCTCGAGGGCGAGTTCATGCTCAACGAATTCATCACCCGCCAGCGGCGGAGGGAGCTCTCTGACCGGCTGAACCTGAGCGACCAACAGGTCAAGATTTGGTTCCAAAACCGCCGCATGAAGAAGAAAAGACTGTTGTTGCGAGAGCAAGCGCTGTCCTTCTTCTAG
- the LOC125301534 gene encoding homeobox protein Hox-C13a-like: protein MTTSLVLHPCWADTLMYVYEKSPNENNPHKNQSMEGLSGNCPATHCRDLISHPALGRHSGSIATHQGSVYPDLPSQDAGRQCPAPQTSSSASLGYGYPFGSPYYGCRLSHSHNVNLQQKPCSYHPAEKYTEPSAALPTEELSSRAKEFAFYPSFASSYQTVPGYLDVSVVPGISTHPEPRHETLIPMDGYQHWALSNGWDGQVYCSKEQTQSTHLWKSPFPDVVPLQPEVSSYRRGRKKRVPYTKLQLKELEKEYAASKFITKDKRRRISATTNLSERQVTIWFQNRRVKEKKFICKSKTNAHMHAT from the exons ATGACGACTTCGCTGGTCCTGCATCCATGCTGGGCGGACACCTTGATGTACGTGTATGAAAAAAGTCCGAATGAAAATAATCCACATAAAAACCAATCCATGGAGGGACTGAGCGGGAATTGCCCTGCGACCCACTGCAGGGATCTCATCTCGCACCCGGCACTTGGCCGTCACTCCGGGAGCATTGCTACCCACCAGGGCTCCGTGTACCCCGATCTACCTTCGCAAGACGCCGGGCGACAGTGCCCTGCCCCACAAACTTCGTCGAGCGCCTCGCTGGGCTATGGCTATCCATTTGGAAGCCCTTACTACGGGTGCCGATTGTCTCACTCGCACAACGTCAACCTGCAGCAGAAGCCATGCTCTTATCACCCTGCCGAAAAGTACACGGAGCCGAGCGCAGCACTGCCCACAGAGGAGCTCTCCAGCCGAGCCAAGGAATTCGCCTTTTACCCGAGCTTCGCCAGCTCTTACCAAACTGTCCCGGGTTATTTGGACGTGTCAGTTGTGCCGGGAATCAGCACGCACCCAGAGCCGagacatgaaactttgattccTATGGACGGTTACCAACATTGGGCTCTGTCGAACGGATGGGATGGCCAGGTGTATTGTTCCAAGGAGCAAACTCAGTCGACCCATCTCTGGAAGTCTCCATTTCCAG ACGTGGTGCCACTTCAGCCTGAAGTCAGCAGCTACCGCCGAGGCCGCAAGAAGCGAGTCCCCTACACCAAACTCCAGCTAAAGGAGCTGGAGAAAGAGTATGCGGCCAGCAAGTTCATTACCAAAGACAAACGACGGCGGATCTCTGCAACCACCAACCTCTCTGAGCGACAGGTTACCATCTGGTTCCAAAACCGTCGCGTCAAAGAGAAGAAATTCATCTGTAAATCCAAGACAAATGCCCACATGCATGCCACCTGA